CCATGAACGATGGACGATTTCAGGAAAGCTTTTGCCCCAAGTTTCACAAGTCGGTCGAACTGATCGGCCGGCGATGGACGGGGGCGATCTTGCGCGCCCTGCTCAGCGGGGAAAACCGGTTCAGTGACATTGCGCATGCTATTCCGGGCTTGAGCGACCGCCTGCTTTCGGAGCGCCTCAAGGAGCTGGAGACGGAGGGCGTCGTTACCCGCGTCGTCTATCCCGAGACACCAGTGCGCATCGAATACCACCTCACGGAGAAGGGCCAGGATCTGGGCCTGGTCGTGGAGGCGATCTCCGACTGGTCCGCGCGCTGGGCGTGCGAGGAATCTGCCGCATCGGAGTCGCCCGAGTTGGTCGTCATCTCCGCCAACTAACGCACGCTCGCAGATCGAGGGACCACCCGAGCCGTAGCGCGAATCGACTGACGACTGTCCACGGCAGGTCCCGGATCAGACCTTCGTAAGCACCGGCACGATCAACGGACGGCTCTTCGAGTTTCGATAGAGCGATTTCGCGATCGACTCCTTCATGCGCCGCGCGTAGAACGATGGCTCGACTTCGCCCTTTTTCTGCCGGCCCATCACCTTGCGCAGCTCGTCTTCGGCCTGATCGAGTCGTTGCGGCGTGAGATCCGATTTGAGTGACCGGCCGATCAAATCCGGTCCGGCAATGATCTCACCCGTCTCTCGCCGCAGCACTACCGAGGCGAGCACAATGCCATCGTCGGTGAGCGTGTCTGGCGTGCGCAGGATGACCTGACCGCCATCCCGCTCCCCTAACCGGTCGACCAGCACCGAACCCGATTTCACCTTGCCCTTCGGGGTCAGCTTGTCCGCCGTGAACTCGAGCACGCCCCCGATCTCCGGGAAGAAAACCCGATCGCGGGGAACTCCGGCCGATTTCGCCAGCTCGCGGTACAGCGCCATATGCCGATACTCGCCATGGATCGGCACCACGAACTTCGGCTGCACCAGCTCGATCATCTTCTTCAGCTCGTCACGTCCCGCGTGACCGGAAACATGCACCCCGCGTTCGATGGCGCTGTACACCACCTCGCAGCCGCGGCGGAAGAGATTGTCGATCGTGCGCGTGACCGTTTCTTCGTTCCCCGGAATGGGTGTGGCAGAGATGATGACAACGTCGCCACGCGCCACGCGCAATTTGGGATGCTCGCCCATGGCGATGCGCGCAAGCGCCGCTGCCGGTTCACCCTGACTTCCCGTGACGACCAATAGCCGCTTTTCTGGCGGCATCCGGAGCGCCTCGTCCAGCGTCACCAGCAATCCGGGTTCCGGGTCGAGATATTCGAGCTCCTGCGCCACGCGCGCGCTCTGCTCCATGCTGCGCCCGGCGACCGCGACCTTCCGTCCACTTCGCTGGGCGGCATCGAGCGCCATCTTGAGCCGGCTGATGTTCGATGCGAAGGTGGCGATGATGACCTGCCCCTTCGAGCGCTCGATCACCCGCCGCATCGTGTCATAAACCACCCGCTCGCTGGGAGTCGACCCTTCGCTCTCGACCCTGACGGTATCCGAAAAGAGCGCCAGCACACCAGCTTCCCCCAGCTTCCGCAGGCGGCGCTCATTCGTCGGCTTGCCCATGATCGGAGTTGGGTCGAACTTGAAGTCGGCAGTGTCGATGATCGTCCCGACCGGCGAATGCACCGCAATCGCGTTCGTGTCCGGGATCGAATGCGTGACGTGGATGAACTCAGCCGAGAGCTTGCCCAGCGCAATCCGCTGGCCGAGCTGAATCGGCCGCAGATCGACGTATTTGTCGGTTCGGTTCTCGCGCATCTTGTGTTCGAGTAGGCCGATCGCCAGCGGCGATCCATAGACCGGCACCGGGTCCTTCGGCTTGAGCTGCAACATGATGAACGGCAAGCCGCCGATGTGATCCTCATGCCCATGCGTGATGAGAATCGCGCGGAGGTTCTTTTCGCGCTCCTTCACATAGGAGACATCGGGCACGATGAGGTCGACGCCGAGCTGATCGTCTTCT
Above is a window of Thermomicrobiales bacterium DNA encoding:
- a CDS encoding ribonuclease J, which gives rise to MDDTKTSSTQTPRRRRRRPAASEPAAAAPTQTGKSTIGANKRQGSAKSDKPAEPRGVSGPRGRLRVIPLGGVGEVGKNCTVVEYENDLVLLDAGAKFPEDDQLGVDLIVPDVSYVKEREKNLRAILITHGHEDHIGGLPFIMLQLKPKDPVPVYGSPLAIGLLEHKMRENRTDKYVDLRPIQLGQRIALGKLSAEFIHVTHSIPDTNAIAVHSPVGTIIDTADFKFDPTPIMGKPTNERRLRKLGEAGVLALFSDTVRVESEGSTPSERVVYDTMRRVIERSKGQVIIATFASNISRLKMALDAAQRSGRKVAVAGRSMEQSARVAQELEYLDPEPGLLVTLDEALRMPPEKRLLVVTGSQGEPAAALARIAMGEHPKLRVARGDVVIISATPIPGNEETVTRTIDNLFRRGCEVVYSAIERGVHVSGHAGRDELKKMIELVQPKFVVPIHGEYRHMALYRELAKSAGVPRDRVFFPEIGGVLEFTADKLTPKGKVKSGSVLVDRLGERDGGQVILRTPDTLTDDGIVLASVVLRRETGEIIAGPDLIGRSLKSDLTPQRLDQAEDELRKVMGRQKKGEVEPSFYARRMKESIAKSLYRNSKSRPLIVPVLTKV
- a CDS encoding helix-turn-helix domain-containing protein gives rise to the protein MNDGRFQESFCPKFHKSVELIGRRWTGAILRALLSGENRFSDIAHAIPGLSDRLLSERLKELETEGVVTRVVYPETPVRIEYHLTEKGQDLGLVVEAISDWSARWACEESAASESPELVVISAN